In Geminocystis sp. NIES-3708, a single window of DNA contains:
- the hisD gene encoding histidinol dehydrogenase: MLRIITDQVEAKQELQRISDRTHNEQIETQSAIVKDIIQTVRKRGDEALLEYTQKFDGQTIALENLKVSGSEIDAAYQQISRDLLKAIKLATKKIEAFHRQRVPKSWVQFAEDNVVLGRRYTPVDRAGLYVPGGRASYPSTVLMNAIPAKVAQVPRIVMVTPPSQDGKINPAVLVAASEAGVTEIYRVGGAQAVAALAYGTNTIPKVDVITGPGNIYVTLAKKEVYGTVGIDSLAGPSEVLIIADKLANPVHVAVDLLAQAEHDPMAAAILITDNRDLAEKVQLEVVRQLEDHPRRTLTEKAIAHYGVIILTENITQAAELSNLFAPEHLELEVESPWELVESIRHAGAIFLGNSTPEAVGDYLAGPNHTLPTSGAARYASALGVETFMKYSSLIEYSPVALQKVSQAIMDLTVAEGLPSHGNSVKYRKLK, from the coding sequence ATGCTGCGAATAATAACGGATCAAGTCGAAGCAAAACAAGAATTGCAACGCATTAGCGATCGCACTCATAATGAGCAAATCGAAACACAATCTGCCATCGTAAAAGACATTATTCAAACGGTGAGAAAACGTGGAGATGAGGCTTTATTAGAATATACTCAGAAATTTGATGGTCAAACTATTGCCCTCGAAAATCTAAAGGTGAGTGGGTCGGAAATTGATGCGGCTTATCAACAAATTTCGAGAGATTTATTAAAAGCTATCAAACTAGCAACGAAAAAAATTGAGGCTTTTCACCGACAAAGAGTACCGAAATCATGGGTACAGTTTGCAGAAGATAATGTTGTTTTAGGAAGACGTTATACCCCCGTAGATCGTGCTGGTTTATATGTACCTGGGGGCAGAGCCTCTTATCCTAGTACGGTACTAATGAATGCAATTCCCGCTAAAGTTGCTCAAGTACCCAGAATTGTAATGGTTACACCTCCTAGTCAAGATGGAAAAATTAATCCTGCGGTATTAGTAGCCGCCAGTGAAGCAGGAGTAACAGAAATTTATCGTGTTGGTGGTGCCCAAGCAGTCGCAGCTTTAGCCTATGGTACGAATACTATTCCCAAAGTTGATGTTATTACAGGACCTGGTAATATTTATGTCACTTTGGCGAAAAAGGAAGTTTATGGCACTGTGGGCATTGATTCCTTAGCAGGACCTAGTGAAGTATTAATTATCGCCGATAAATTGGCAAATCCAGTGCATGTAGCTGTTGATTTGTTAGCACAGGCAGAACATGATCCGATGGCGGCGGCAATTTTAATTACGGATAATCGTGATCTAGCGGAAAAAGTCCAATTAGAAGTGGTGAGACAATTAGAAGATCATCCCCGTCGTACTTTAACCGAAAAAGCGATCGCCCATTATGGGGTAATTATCCTCACCGAAAACATAACTCAAGCCGCAGAATTATCAAATTTATTCGCCCCCGAACACTTAGAATTAGAAGTCGAATCTCCTTGGGAATTGGTAGAATCTATTCGTCACGCAGGAGCAATATTCTTAGGTAACTCTACCCCTGAAGCTGTGGGAGATTATCTAGCTGGACCTAATCATACTTTACCAACATCTGGTGCAGCTCGTTACGCTTCGGCTTTAGGAGTTGAAACTTTTATGAAATATTCTAGCTTAATTGAATATAGCCCCGTAGCTTTACAAAAAGTATCTCAAGCCATTATGGATTTAACCGTAGCCGAGGGTTTACCATCTCACGGTAATTCCGTTAAATATAGAAAGCTAAAATAA
- a CDS encoding AarF/ABC1/UbiB kinase family protein: MRSLQYNLSWDYQNYSPFQRQWDIFLVALQFSWFIFTDFITRNNSSRQYHKRAKWLVQKLIKLGPTFIKIGQALSTRPDLIPLEYIEEFSLLQDRVPPFLSEDAITIIEQELGEKLDNIYEEFERVPIAAASLGQVHLGVLKTGEKVVIKVQRKGLEKLFKLDFHVLKTFINLGDRFLPGFKKYELKLIYQEFFTILFAEIDYIKEGENAERFSYNFQDDPRIIVPKVYWQYTTKKILTLEYLPGIKINDKETLKSKNIPLKPLIELGICTYLKQLLEDGFFQSDPHPGNMAVNKDGSIIFYDFGAMAEVKGLAQEQMVQTFFAMLRKDADQVLDTLIYMGLIEPVGDMTAIKRLISFSLARFLDKPIDINAFREISTEIYIMFEQQPFRLPPQMTFIIKAITTLDGIARNLDPQYSLLSASQPFFRRITRSSASNNILLILARQGKLFLQQQFQKPSPLETTIQNFQEKLEQGELQIRIRSLENERISKSLYLAIKVLIYTCLTGFSLLNGILLISTIYHSWAVILFGLTGLFTFLLLRSLIILTVSEKLLK, from the coding sequence ATGAGATCTTTGCAATATAATCTATCTTGGGATTACCAAAATTATTCTCCTTTTCAGCGTCAATGGGATATTTTTCTCGTAGCATTACAATTTTCTTGGTTTATATTTACTGATTTTATTACCAGAAATAACTCTAGTCGTCAATATCATAAAAGAGCAAAATGGTTAGTACAAAAATTAATTAAACTAGGTCCTACTTTTATCAAAATTGGTCAAGCATTATCAACTCGTCCTGATTTAATTCCTTTAGAATACATAGAAGAATTTAGCTTACTACAAGATCGTGTTCCTCCTTTTTTATCTGAAGATGCCATCACTATTATTGAACAAGAATTAGGAGAAAAATTAGATAATATTTACGAAGAATTTGAAAGAGTACCTATTGCCGCCGCTAGTTTAGGACAAGTTCATTTAGGAGTCTTAAAAACAGGTGAAAAAGTTGTTATTAAAGTACAAAGAAAGGGTTTAGAAAAATTATTTAAACTCGATTTTCATGTATTAAAAACTTTCATTAATTTAGGTGATCGCTTTTTACCCGGATTTAAAAAATATGAATTAAAATTAATATATCAAGAATTTTTTACGATTTTATTTGCTGAAATAGATTATATAAAAGAAGGAGAAAATGCTGAACGCTTTAGTTATAATTTTCAGGATGATCCTAGAATAATTGTCCCAAAAGTTTATTGGCAATATACTACTAAAAAAATATTAACATTAGAATATTTACCCGGTATAAAAATTAATGATAAAGAAACCTTAAAATCTAAAAATATTCCTTTAAAACCTTTAATTGAATTAGGAATTTGTACTTATTTAAAACAACTATTAGAAGACGGTTTTTTTCAGTCAGATCCTCATCCGGGCAATATGGCAGTAAACAAGGATGGATCTATAATTTTTTATGATTTCGGTGCGATGGCAGAGGTAAAAGGATTAGCACAAGAGCAAATGGTACAAACATTCTTTGCTATGCTACGAAAAGATGCAGATCAGGTATTAGATACATTAATATATATGGGTTTAATTGAGCCTGTCGGAGATATGACGGCTATAAAAAGGTTAATCAGCTTTTCTTTAGCACGTTTTCTTGATAAACCTATAGATATTAATGCTTTTCGAGAAATTAGTACCGAAATTTACATTATGTTTGAGCAACAACCCTTCCGTTTACCGCCTCAAATGACTTTTATTATCAAAGCCATAACTACTCTTGACGGTATTGCACGTAATTTAGATCCACAATATAGCCTTCTATCCGCTAGTCAACCTTTTTTCCGCAGAATTACTCGCTCTAGTGCATCTAACAACATATTATTAATACTTGCTCGTCAAGGAAAACTTTTTCTTCAGCAACAGTTTCAAAAACCATCACCCTTAGAAACGACTATTCAAAATTTTCAAGAAAAATTAGAACAAGGTGAATTACAAATTAGAATACGTTCTCTGGAAAATGAAAGGATTAGCAAAAGTCTTTATTTAGCAATAAAAGTTCTAATTTATACTTGTTTAACTGGCTTTTCTTTACTCAATGGCATCCTTCTCATTTCAACTATTTATCACTCATGGGCTGTTATTTTATTCGGTTTGACAGGATTATTTACTTTTCTTTTACTGCGATCATTGATCATTTTAACGGTATCAGAAAAATTATTAAAATAA
- a CDS encoding sensor histidine kinase KdpD encodes MDGIFDVDIATTAKILKLDRFFILRFKYKNFSNQNQTDTIPSATVEISFNWELNSDNFHKKKVNSYQLSDSPLTYYAWQQAPSYTKISNRKQLENLNISQDVIEVFDINLIESLLIIPLFLQRNSQNSLPSQSLILGLLVMENYKPRRWQISEIETGKWMAKQITASIINQQTVEKVQSLVDERTTQLQVSLDVQAKLGKRMRDYIDELKRLNMIKDEFIASLSDALKTPLSNMKMGIKMLRLINKQEQNIRYLDILEDECEKEINLVNNLLTLQELESNQLAIEPQKIYLKPLLDDLYNFFSQELHYKQIRLTIENQQDYIYTDLNSMNLIIKELLNNASKFSEEKTEIILRIYPKKSDNIIEISNYGCAINEEERIRIFQPFYQGLQVENVTNSGTGLGLALVKSLVQNLNGIIDVSSIFIKKSNNYLNTFTITFPQLSNE; translated from the coding sequence ATGGATGGTATCTTTGATGTCGATATTGCTACAACAGCAAAAATACTAAAATTAGATCGTTTTTTTATTTTAAGATTTAAGTATAAAAATTTTTCTAATCAAAATCAAACTGACACCATTCCATCCGCAACGGTAGAAATTAGTTTTAATTGGGAATTAAATTCAGATAACTTTCATAAAAAAAAAGTTAATTCTTATCAATTATCAGACTCTCCTTTAACTTATTATGCTTGGCAACAAGCCCCCTCTTATACTAAGATTAGTAATAGAAAACAACTAGAAAATCTTAATATTTCTCAGGATGTTATCGAAGTTTTTGATATAAACTTAATTGAATCTTTATTAATTATACCTCTTTTTTTGCAACGTAATTCTCAAAATTCTTTACCTTCTCAATCTCTAATTCTTGGTTTATTAGTGATGGAAAATTATAAACCTAGACGGTGGCAAATTTCAGAAATAGAAACAGGAAAATGGATGGCAAAACAAATTACTGCATCTATTATTAATCAACAAACAGTGGAAAAGGTTCAATCATTAGTAGATGAACGCACAACTCAACTACAAGTTAGTTTAGATGTACAGGCAAAATTAGGTAAAAGAATGCGAGATTATATTGACGAATTAAAACGTTTAAATATGATTAAAGATGAGTTTATTGCGAGTTTAAGTGATGCCTTAAAAACACCATTATCTAATATGAAAATGGGGATAAAAATGTTACGTTTAATTAATAAACAAGAACAAAATATTCGTTATTTAGATATTCTTGAAGATGAATGTGAAAAAGAAATTAATTTAGTTAATAATCTTTTAACTTTACAAGAATTAGAATCAAATCAATTAGCTATCGAACCTCAAAAAATTTATCTTAAACCTTTATTAGATGATTTGTATAACTTTTTTTCTCAAGAATTACACTATAAACAAATTAGATTAACCATTGAGAATCAACAAGATTATATCTACACGGACTTAAATAGTATGAATTTAATAATTAAAGAGTTACTTAATAATGCTAGTAAATTTTCTGAAGAAAAAACCGAAATTATTTTACGAATTTATCCTAAAAAATCTGATAATATTATTGAAATTAGCAATTATGGATGTGCTATCAATGAAGAAGAAAGAATACGAATATTTCAACCTTTTTATCAAGGACTACAAGTAGAAAATGTTACAAACAGTGGTACTGGATTGGGCTTAGCTTTAGTCAAATCTTTAGTACAAAATTTAAACGGAATAATTGATGTTTCTAGTATTTTTATCAAGAAATCAAACAATTATTTAAACACTTTTACCATTACTTTTCCTCAACTATCTAATGAATGA
- the fbp gene encoding class 1 fructose-bisphosphatase, whose product MIAQSEIIIPEYSLDRDCTTLSRHVLQQLNSFSADAQDLSAIMSRIALAGKLISRRLSRAGLMEDVLGFTGDSNIQGESVKKMDIYANEVFISVFKQSGLICRLASEEMEKPYYIPENCPIGRYTLLYDPIDGSSNVDINLNVGSIFAIRQQEGEDFDGKATDLLQDGSKQIAAGYILYGPATVLVYTIGQGVHSFFLDPSLGEFILAQENIKIPDHGSVYSVNEGNFWQWNDSLRDYIRYVHRHEGYTGRYSGALVGDIHRILMQGGVFLYPGTTDQPEGKLRLLYETAPIAFIMEQAGGKASTGTTRILDIVPEKIHQRTPAILGSKKDVQLVESFIQDKGE is encoded by the coding sequence ATGATCGCACAATCAGAAATAATTATTCCCGAATATAGTCTTGATCGAGATTGTACCACTTTATCCCGACACGTTCTACAACAATTAAACAGCTTTTCTGCCGATGCTCAAGATTTAAGTGCTATTATGAGCCGTATTGCATTGGCAGGAAAATTAATATCTCGTCGTCTCAGTCGTGCTGGTTTAATGGAAGATGTATTAGGCTTTACAGGAGACAGCAACATTCAAGGGGAATCCGTCAAAAAAATGGATATTTATGCCAATGAAGTGTTTATCTCTGTATTCAAGCAAAGTGGTTTAATTTGTCGTTTGGCTTCGGAAGAAATGGAAAAACCCTATTATATTCCTGAAAATTGCCCCATTGGTAGATATACTTTACTTTATGATCCCATTGATGGTTCGTCCAATGTCGATATAAACTTAAATGTTGGTTCAATTTTTGCGATTCGACAACAGGAAGGGGAAGATTTTGATGGTAAAGCAACCGACTTATTACAAGATGGTTCTAAACAAATTGCGGCGGGTTATATTCTTTATGGACCAGCTACCGTATTAGTTTATACTATCGGTCAAGGTGTACATTCTTTTTTTTTAGATCCAAGTTTAGGAGAGTTTATCTTAGCACAAGAAAACATTAAAATTCCTGATCATGGCTCAGTATATAGCGTCAATGAAGGCAATTTTTGGCAATGGAATGATTCTTTAAGGGATTATATTCGTTATGTTCATCGTCATGAAGGTTACACTGGGCGTTATAGTGGTGCATTAGTGGGAGACATTCATCGTATTTTGATGCAAGGGGGAGTATTTTTATATCCAGGTACAACAGACCAACCAGAAGGTAAGTTAAGATTGTTATATGAAACTGCACCCATAGCATTTATTATGGAACAAGCTGGGGGCAAAGCATCTACAGGCACAACAAGAATATTAGATATTGTACCAGAAAAAATTCATCAACGAACTCCTGCCATTTTAGGCAGTAAAAAAGATGTGCAATTAGTAGAATCTTTTATTCAAGATAAAGGTGAATAA
- the speB gene encoding agmatinase has product MSNQPESEAQKALKKETQLSFTGWQQEVQDGLNYGLEAADSIKDRTISTFSRGELPHYAGINTFLKAPYIEDVHKVGNYDVAIVGVPHDSGTTYRPGTRFGPQGIRRISALYTPYNFELGVDLREQIKLCDVGDIFTIPANNEKSFDQISKGIAHIFKSGAFPIILGGDHSIGFPTVRGICRHLGDKKVGIIHFDRHVDTQETDLDERMHTCPWFHATNMANAPAKNLVQLGIGGWQVPRQGVKVCRERATNILTVTDIMEMGLDAAADFAIKKATDGTDCVWISFDIDCIDAGFVPGTGWPEPGGLLPREALYLLKKIVQNTTVCGIEVVEVSPPYDVSDMTSLMATRVICDTMAHLVVSGQLPRKEKPYYIHEEAQVVDEPWS; this is encoded by the coding sequence ATGAGTAATCAACCAGAAAGTGAAGCTCAAAAAGCTTTAAAAAAGGAGACTCAACTATCATTCACAGGGTGGCAACAGGAAGTTCAAGACGGTTTAAATTATGGACTCGAAGCGGCGGATAGTATCAAAGATCGGACTATTTCAACTTTCTCTCGTGGAGAATTGCCTCACTATGCAGGTATTAATACTTTCCTAAAAGCACCTTATATCGAAGATGTCCATAAAGTTGGTAACTATGATGTCGCCATCGTCGGTGTACCCCATGATTCTGGTACGACTTACCGCCCCGGTACAAGATTTGGCCCTCAAGGTATTCGCCGTATCAGTGCCTTATATACTCCCTATAACTTTGAGTTGGGCGTAGATTTAAGAGAACAAATTAAACTATGCGATGTAGGAGACATCTTCACTATTCCTGCTAATAACGAAAAATCTTTTGATCAAATCTCCAAAGGTATCGCCCATATCTTCAAATCGGGTGCATTTCCCATTATCTTAGGCGGTGATCATTCCATCGGTTTCCCTACCGTCAGGGGAATTTGTCGTCATTTAGGAGATAAAAAAGTAGGAATCATCCATTTTGATCGTCATGTGGATACTCAAGAAACAGACTTAGACGAAAGAATGCACACTTGCCCTTGGTTTCATGCCACTAACATGGCAAACGCACCAGCCAAAAACCTTGTACAACTAGGCATAGGTGGTTGGCAAGTGCCACGTCAGGGGGTTAAGGTATGCCGTGAAAGAGCTACTAATATCCTCACCGTTACCGACATTATGGAAATGGGGTTAGATGCGGCTGCCGATTTTGCGATCAAAAAAGCAACCGATGGCACTGATTGCGTTTGGATTAGCTTTGATATTGACTGTATTGACGCTGGTTTTGTACCCGGCACGGGATGGCCTGAACCCGGAGGCTTATTACCCCGTGAGGCTTTATATCTACTTAAGAAAATTGTACAAAATACCACAGTTTGCGGTATTGAAGTAGTGGAAGTTTCACCGCCCTATGATGTCAGCGATATGACTTCTTTAATGGCAACCCGTGTTATTTGCGATACTATGGCTCATTTGGTTGTTTCTGGGCAGTTACCTCGCAAAGAGAAACCCTATTATATCCATGAGGAAGCTCAAGTGGTTGATGAGCCTTGGAGTTAA
- a CDS encoding glutathione S-transferase family protein gives MYRLYDFLSSGNGYKIRLLLSQLKIPFDWIEVDILREETRKSEFLTKNPNGRIPVLEISANQYLVESNAILYYLSQNTSYFPHDSWYDAQVMQWLFFEQYSHEPYIATSRYWLIILNQPEEYQRELEKKKQGGYHALKIMEAHLQTRTFFVNEQYTIADIALYAYTHVAEEGGFNLRSFPSILSWLNRIEQKPDYVPITHRFS, from the coding sequence ATGTACCGTCTCTATGATTTTTTGTCTTCGGGAAATGGTTACAAAATACGGTTGCTATTAAGTCAACTCAAAATTCCTTTTGATTGGATAGAAGTTGATATTTTAAGAGAAGAAACAAGAAAATCTGAGTTTTTGACGAAAAATCCCAATGGTAGAATACCTGTATTAGAAATTTCTGCTAATCAATATTTAGTTGAGTCTAACGCTATTCTTTACTACCTAAGTCAAAATACCTCCTATTTTCCTCATGATTCATGGTATGACGCTCAGGTAATGCAATGGTTATTTTTTGAGCAGTACAGTCATGAACCATATATAGCAACTTCTCGATATTGGTTAATAATTCTCAATCAACCTGAAGAATATCAAAGGGAATTAGAGAAAAAAAAACAAGGAGGATACCATGCTTTAAAAATAATGGAAGCACATTTGCAAACAAGAACCTTTTTTGTCAATGAACAATATACCATTGCCGATATTGCTTTATATGCTTATACCCATGTAGCAGAAGAAGGAGGATTTAATTTACGATCGTTTCCCTCAATTCTTTCTTGGTTGAATCGTATTGAGCAAAAACCTGATTATGTGCCTATAACCCATCGATTCTCATAA
- the hypA gene encoding hydrogenase maturation nickel metallochaperone HypA, whose amino-acid sequence MHETDMTKALIMTVKDWYDSQPQPYKIDKVHLIVGEFTCVEPASLEFAFEVQTRNTFLEGATLAIKEIPLVAYCHHCQEEYKPEIGLQYSCPKCNSPMDDIRSGRELKIDRLEYSCV is encoded by the coding sequence ATGCACGAAACGGATATGACAAAGGCTCTCATTATGACAGTGAAAGACTGGTATGACTCTCAACCCCAACCCTACAAAATTGATAAGGTTCATTTAATTGTAGGGGAGTTTACTTGTGTTGAACCTGCATCTTTGGAATTTGCCTTTGAGGTGCAAACCCGTAACACTTTCCTTGAGGGAGCAACCTTAGCCATTAAAGAAATTCCCTTAGTTGCCTATTGTCATCATTGCCAAGAAGAATACAAGCCCGAAATTGGTTTGCAGTATTCCTGCCCTAAGTGTAATTCTCCGATGGATGATATTCGCTCAGGTAGAGAGTTAAAGATTGATCGCTTGGAGTATTCTTGTGTTTAA
- the hypB gene encoding hydrogenase nickel incorporation protein HypB — MHQTFDAALEINLLHANQAGADHNRSHFDEWGITCFNLMSSPGAGKTALLEKTLAHLNQELKMAVIEGDMTTELDADRLRAYDVPVIAINTGRSCHLDSKMVSGGIHQLVAKYDPSEFDLVWVENVGNLVCPAEFEVGEHSKVALLSITEGEDKPLKYPIMFQEADCLLITKIDLAPHLDFDLDKLINNVRQMNPHVTIIPVSSKTEMGLDEWFTWVKNQVNDRKNSETKEFITV, encoded by the coding sequence ATGCACCAAACATTCGATGCCGCTTTAGAAATAAATCTACTCCATGCCAATCAAGCCGGTGCTGATCATAATCGCTCACACTTTGACGAATGGGGTATTACTTGCTTTAACCTCATGAGTAGCCCCGGGGCAGGTAAAACCGCTTTACTAGAAAAAACCCTCGCTCATCTTAATCAAGAGTTAAAAATGGCAGTCATTGAAGGGGATATGACTACAGAATTAGATGCTGATCGACTCCGAGCTTATGATGTGCCTGTTATTGCCATTAATACAGGGCGATCGTGCCATTTAGACTCCAAAATGGTATCGGGAGGCATTCATCAATTAGTGGCTAAATATGACCCTTCTGAATTTGATTTGGTGTGGGTAGAAAACGTTGGTAACTTAGTTTGTCCCGCAGAGTTTGAAGTTGGTGAACATTCTAAAGTAGCTTTATTGAGCATTACTGAAGGAGAAGATAAACCTCTTAAATATCCCATTATGTTTCAAGAAGCTGATTGTTTGCTTATCACTAAGATAGATTTAGCACCACATTTAGACTTTGACTTGGATAAATTAATTAACAATGTCAGACAAATGAATCCTCATGTAACAATTATTCCTGTATCTAGTAAGACAGAAATGGGGTTAGATGAATGGTTTACTTGGGTCAAAAATCAGGTTAACGATCGCAAAAACTCGGAGACAAAAGAGTTTATAACTGTTTAA
- a CDS encoding ABC transporter substrate-binding protein: protein MKRRSLLSYIVIFLATVSLSVACSNPASNIQTNTETPTTPNTSTETGVRLGFSAWPGWFPWQVANDQDIFDQNNVKVDLKWFDGYLESISTLNAEQIDANSQTLGDTVSSIAGGADQLVVLVNDNSTGNDKIIVSEGINSVQDLKGKKVAAEEGTVDHFLLLLGMKEAGLKPEDIEFVPLETGSAAAAFVAGQVDAVAVFAPFTTQALTRPNSKELFSSKDFPGSISDHLVFTRKFVEENPEKVQAMVDSWFATLDYIKTNPDQANEIMAKRAGVSVEEYGKYAEGTKLFTIEENLEAFTKGENMKSLDFSAKQLSKFLVDVGLATKEIDTTTIFDDRFVKAYAEKIKGK from the coding sequence ATGAAACGACGATCGCTCTTATCATATATTGTCATCTTCTTGGCAACTGTTAGCTTAAGTGTAGCTTGTTCTAACCCTGCATCTAACATTCAGACTAATACAGAAACCCCTACAACTCCAAACACTTCCACTGAAACTGGAGTCAGACTGGGTTTTAGTGCTTGGCCTGGTTGGTTTCCTTGGCAAGTAGCAAATGATCAAGATATTTTTGATCAAAATAATGTCAAGGTTGATTTAAAGTGGTTTGATGGCTATCTCGAATCCATTAGCACTCTCAATGCCGAACAAATAGATGCTAATAGTCAAACTTTAGGGGATACCGTTAGTTCGATCGCAGGTGGTGCTGATCAACTCGTTGTTTTAGTTAATGATAATTCTACAGGTAACGATAAAATCATCGTCAGTGAAGGTATTAATTCTGTTCAAGACTTGAAAGGTAAAAAAGTCGCCGCCGAAGAAGGTACAGTAGATCATTTTCTTTTACTTTTGGGCATGAAGGAAGCAGGTTTAAAACCAGAAGACATTGAATTTGTACCATTGGAAACTGGTTCAGCCGCCGCCGCCTTTGTAGCTGGTCAAGTTGACGCTGTAGCGGTGTTTGCACCCTTTACGACTCAAGCCTTAACTCGCCCTAATAGTAAAGAGTTATTTAGCTCAAAAGACTTTCCCGGTTCAATTTCTGATCACCTTGTGTTTACTCGTAAATTTGTGGAGGAAAACCCCGAAAAAGTACAAGCAATGGTGGATAGTTGGTTCGCTACCTTAGACTATATCAAAACTAATCCTGATCAAGCTAATGAAATTATGGCAAAACGGGCAGGAGTTTCCGTTGAAGAATATGGAAAATACGCCGAAGGTACTAAGTTATTTACCATTGAAGAAAATTTAGAAGCCTTTACTAAAGGTGAAAACATGAAATCTCTTGATTTTTCAGCTAAACAATTGAGTAAGTTTCTTGTGGATGTGGGTTTAGCGACTAAAGAAATTGATACTACTACTATTTTTGATGATCGTTTTGTCAAAGCCTATGCAGAAAAAATCAAAGGTAAATAG
- a CDS encoding ABC transporter permease — protein sequence MTITKNMDKSKANILNGFWRLSEDIPKPLYITLTVASIAIPFLVWWLVTTLGNIDPKFLPSPSRVLEAFSRLWSSGDLQKDTVASLWRVGFGFFFAALFAIPIGILMGSFASIRALFEPIFGLMRYMPAPAFIPLLILYLGIGEEPKITLIFIGVFFFNALMVMDTVKFVSKDLIESTYILGGNRWQILTQVILPHSLPGILDACRINLAAAWQLVIVSELIASTEGLGRRISVAGRFLKTDEIFVGLIVIGIIGLSLDLLFQYLLRVSCNWSSQKR from the coding sequence ATGACTATAACCAAAAACATGGACAAAAGTAAAGCAAATATTCTTAACGGTTTTTGGCGTTTATCAGAGGATATTCCTAAACCTCTTTATATAACCCTTACCGTTGCTTCTATTGCTATTCCATTCTTAGTGTGGTGGTTAGTTACTACTCTTGGTAATATTGATCCTAAATTTTTACCTTCTCCTTCAAGAGTTTTAGAAGCTTTTAGCAGGTTATGGAGTAGTGGAGATTTACAAAAAGATACTGTAGCCAGTTTGTGGCGTGTGGGATTTGGTTTTTTCTTTGCGGCATTGTTCGCTATCCCCATTGGGATTTTAATGGGCAGTTTTGCCAGTATTCGAGCATTATTTGAGCCTATTTTTGGATTGATGCGTTATATGCCAGCCCCCGCTTTTATTCCTTTACTAATCCTTTATCTAGGTATTGGGGAAGAACCTAAAATAACCCTGATATTTATAGGTGTATTTTTCTTTAATGCACTAATGGTTATGGATACTGTAAAATTTGTATCAAAAGATTTAATCGAATCAACGTATATTTTAGGGGGTAATCGTTGGCAGATTTTAACTCAAGTGATTTTACCCCATTCTTTGCCCGGTATTCTTGATGCTTGTCGTATTAATTTAGCCGCCGCATGGCAATTAGTAATCGTATCAGAGTTAATTGCGTCAACGGAAGGTTTAGGAAGACGTATTAGTGTCGCAGGAAGATTTCTCAAAACTGATGAAATTTTTGTCGGTTTAATTGTGATTGGAATTATTGGTTTATCTTTAGATTTATTATTTCAATATTTATTAAGAGTTTCCTGTAATTGGTCTAGTCAAAAACGCTAA